From Trichoderma atroviride chromosome 1, complete sequence, one genomic window encodes:
- a CDS encoding uncharacterized protein (EggNog:ENOG41), whose amino-acid sequence MSATIRHPPPLVDPRNGVQKHFISPTPNARIADDNGLNDILGVTQILENHDIPCFCVGISALKFYGAARDRREWEICVPTELASKAHEIFRSPPYSTTYIPISPVPHARIMSFLHTYKRYQIRDLPHIFVIVPSRDVHLDCRPNKIVRSLRGLPYPNLEDFFQSCLDRRDEIELTDLIDGTNVTNDWGESHLDLNGSHDVEWAREMKRRTDEWDPQVEGTSPPIDYWPTRPLSKREFWQELVQTKMDRLDWSRPPEIFLTQYRIRNSSDPWTVMTNVA is encoded by the exons ATGTCTGCAACGATTCGACATCCTCCGCCGCTCGTCGATCCGAGAAATGGCGTCCAGAAACACTTTATTAGTCCTACCCCGAATGCTAGGATTGCAGACGACAATGGGCTCAATGATATACTCGGCGTGACACAGATTCTTGAGAATCACGATATCCCGTGCTTTTGTGTCGGGATATCTGCCCTCAAGTTTTATGGCGCCGCGAGAGACCGACGC GAATGGGAAATCTGCGTGCCCACTGAACTCGCTTCCAAAGCCCACGAAATCTTCCGCTCACCTCCATACTCCACCACCTATATCCCCATTTCTCCAGTCCCCCACGCCCGAATAATGTCGTTTCTGCACACCTACAAGCGATACCAGATCCGAGACCTCCCCcacatcttcgtcatcgtgCCCTCCCGCGACGTGCACCTCGACTGCCGCCCCAACAAGATTGTCCGTAGCCTCAGAGGCCTGCCCTACCCAAACCTCGAGGATTTTTTCCAGAGCTGCCTCGACCGCCGCGATGAAATCGAGCTCACCGACCTCATAGACGGCACAAACGTCACCAACGACTGGGGAGAGTCGCACCTGGACTTGAACGGATCCCACGACGTCGAGTGGGCGCGCGAGATGAAGCGCCGCACCGACGAATGGGATCCCCAGGTGGAGGGAACATCACCGCCCATTGACTACTGGCCCACGAGGCCGCTGAGCAAGCGGGAGTTTTGGCAGGAGCTTGTGCAGACCAAGATGGATAGACTGGACTGGTCGCGGCCGCCAGAGATTTTCCTGACGCAGTATCGTATCCGTAACTCTTCGGATCCATGGACCGTCATGACGAATGTCGCTTGA
- a CDS encoding uncharacterized protein (EggNog:ENOG41): MVVMSRPRACKGPSGTPLAKPIHLGIYRQCGICVQVLETKESIQVVYRHAPEIFRCSPSFFLREDNQFLLNTSRFEICKKTDCIVCIDAAVDAVPVHKDCYAMVKKQCADHDDSAINVRIWAVAAFRQPWNNSQPLLLPHPMNTDVSLIESVATELGVAKLLLGLPAELVRAIQGFSERSLFWRFVIARTVAEHISKTMDQPLALQTTPLTEIADWKRGAAVTSASSRSLPPFITVNIDSDGIRSISRQSRAPEYARGRLTNVAYIFLSQDDDYTSKLYVHSLYGRCRFVITPDMDPPRIWETPTPPAWSACNMSINEEHLTRKWPRLTVANLEGITGITFFLIYGGLAGIHLHSPGEPSAMDTFNKLPNSVGKCCVWNYVPISKGDRITGIGVKRDLGRPFNILIQTEKSGPIIVGSHNKALKDGCFVQAAPQMLVYQQPQWWGPARELGFLGTYSAGDPAKKMDKRDFPDNRYESSPISMHSFVETIYFSWAPLENVASAVIYRGRLNGVTRGVVLHYHHGGSRALGHVRVGVDLTEEIVQPIGICYKIANRWNPLLVANNDDEDGDPEKPQYRRSIYSVRVEFQTELEHQHPHGEWWCCEAMENNLKFWSMVANTFCIVRDETDNIPSATSIDLSMYE, from the exons ATGGTTGTGATGTCCCGTCCCCGGGCATGTAAGGGGCCGAGCGGAACGCCATTGGCGAAACCGATTCATCTTGGAATCTATCGCCAGTGCGGGATATGTGTTCAAGTCCTAGAGACAAAGGAGAGCATCCAGGTTG TCTACCGTCACGCTCCGGAAATCTTTAGGTGCTCGCCATCGTTTTTTCTTCGTGAGGATAACCAGTTCCTGCTCAACACATCTCGGTTTGAGATCTGCAAGAAGACAGATTGCATAGTATGTATAGACGCGGCGGTGGATGCAGTGCCAGTTCACAAAGACTGCTATGCCATGGTCAAGAAGCAATGCGCCGACCATGATGATTCTGCCATCAACGTCCGGATATGGGCAGTGGCTGCCTTTAGGCAACCATGGAACAATTCTCAgcccttgcttcttcctcatcccATGAATACCGACGTGTCCTTGATTGAGAGCGTGGCCACGGAGCTTGGAGTGGCAAAGCTACTACTTGGCTTGCCAGCCGAGCTCGTTAGAGCCATACAGGGCTTTTCGGAACGCTCGCTGTTCTGGCGGTTCGTGATAGCACGTACCGTAGCAGAGCACATATCAAAGACTATGGACCAGCCGCTCGCATTGCAGACGACGCCGCTGACAGAAATTGCGGATTGGAAGCGCGGAGCCGCAGTTACAAGTGCCTCTTCCAGATCCCTGCCTCCATTCATCACAGTCAATATCGACTCCGATGGCATTCGCAGCATATCTCGCCAGAGTCGTGCCCCTGAGTATGCAAGGGGACGTCTTACCAACGTCGCATACATCTTTCTGTCTCAAGATGATGACTATACATCCAAATTATATGTTCATAGTCTA TACGGTCGATGCCGCTTTGTAATTACTCCTGATATGGATCCTCCTCGAATTTGGGAAACTCCTACCCCACCTGCTTGGTCTGCCTGCAACATGTCCATAAATGAAGAACATCTCACCAGGAAGTGGCCACGCTTGACTGTCGCCAATCTGGAAGGGATAACAGGCATAACcttctttcttatttatGGAGGCCTCGCCGGCATTCACCTCCATTCCCCTGGGGAACCATCTGCCATGGACACGTTTAACAAATTGCCCAACTCGGTTGGAAAGTGTTGCGTGTGGAACTACGTCCCCATCTCCAAGGGTGATCGGATAACTGGTATTGGCGTCAAGCGAGACCTAGGGAGGCCTTTCAACATCTTGATACAAACGGAGAAATCCGGCCCCATCATCGTGGGATCGCATAACAAGGCCCTTAAAGATGGCTGCTTCGTCCAGGCTGCTCCTCAAATGCTTGTTTATCAGCAACCACAATGGTGGGGCCCTGCGAGAGAATTGGGCTTCCTCGGCACATACTCTGCTGGAGACCCGGCCAAAAAGATGGACAAAAGAGACTTTCCTGACAACAGATACGAGAGTAGCCCGATCAGTATGCACAGCTTTGTCGAAACAATTTACTTTTCTTGGGCACCTCTTGAAAATGTTGCATCTGCAGTCATTTACAGAGGACGGCTCAACGGAGTCACAAGAGGTGTTGTGCTGCACTATCACCACGGAGGATCCCGAGCTCTTGGGCATGTCCGTGTCGGCGTTGATTTGACAGAGGAAATTGTGCAGCCCATTGGAATATGTTACAAGATAGCTAACAGATGGAATCCGCTCTTGGTAGCGaacaacgacgacgaagacggtGACCCTGAGAAACCACAATACCGGCGGAGCATTTATAGTGTACGAGTGGAATTCCAGACGGAACTAGAGCACCAGCACCCTCACGGCGAGTGGTGGTGCTGTGAGGCAATGGAGAATAACCTCAAGTTCTGGAGCATGGTTGCGAATACGTTCTGTATTGTGAGGGATGAGACGGATAATATACCGAGTGCCACTTCGATCGATTTGAGTATGTATGAGTAG